GGCGTGGATCCACGGCGGTTTCGATGGTGGGCAGATCCAGACGATGCTCGGCCAGCCAGACCCGCTGGTCGAAATTGATGTCGGTGATCAGTCGCAGGGGTTTCTGGCTCCAGCGTCCCGCCTGGCCGATCCGGCGCCAGATCGCACTGCCGTCGACCCCGCACTCGAGTGCCACACGGGCCACCAGCAGGCTGTCCCGAGAAATCATGGCGGGCACACCGAAGACGGAGTACGAGGGCCGGTTGTCCACCAGGATCCGGCCCTTGCGGTCCAGCAGCAAGCCTCTGTGTGCGGGCAGTTCGAGCGAGCGGACACTGTTCTGGCGCGAGCGGTCACTCCAGTCCTGGCGATCGAGGATCTGCAGCACGAAGAGCCGCCCCACCAGCAGCAGCATGCCCAACATCAGCAGCGCCACCAGCACCGTGCCACGCAGCTGCAACTGGCGCACTTCCTTCACGGTGTCCTCCCGCCCGGAGGACGGTGGTCATCAGAGCACACGGGAGTCGCCTTTCAGCGGAACCAGCGAGAGCACCACCCAGCAGACCCAGCTGTAGACCGCACTGGGCAGAAAGACCGTGAGCAGCTGATGCAGCGGATCGTAATCCAGTCCGTAATACCGGATCAGGCCCAGCAGCACCTGCAGACAGACCAGAATGCCCAGGGCGCGCAGTGCCCGGAAAGGCAGGGCCAGCTGGCGTTCCGGATCCAGCAGCAGGGAACCGAAGAACCCGGCGCTGCAGCCCGCCAGGGCTCCCGCCCCCAGGGGATCGGTGCCCAGCAGGTCCAGCCCCAGGCCGGCCAGAAACCCCAGCCCGGCGGCGGCGGCGGGCCCGCGCGGGGCCAGCAGCCAGAGGGAGCCCACCAGCATCAGGTCCGGGGCCCAGGCCGCAAGCCGCAGCAGGTCGCCCAGGGTGGCCTGCACCAGCACCAGCAGGGCCAGGATCAGCAGAGTCCACATGGCTCACTCGCTCCCGTTCTGGTTCTGGCGGTG
This window of the Candidatus Delongbacteria bacterium genome carries:
- the mreD gene encoding rod shape-determining protein MreD, with product MWTLLILALLVLVQATLGDLLRLAAWAPDLMLVGSLWLLAPRGPAAAAGLGFLAGLGLDLLGTDPLGAGALAGCSAGFFGSLLLDPERQLALPFRALRALGILVCLQVLLGLIRYYGLDYDPLHQLLTVFLPSAVYSWVCWVVLSLVPLKGDSRVL